The sequence GCAGGCTCAACGTATTGAACATGAAAGACAGATAAAATCCGATTTTAAACTAAAAACAAAGTTATTAACGGAGATTCATCATAGGGTGAATAATAATTTGCAGATCATATCAGGACTTTTGGCAATGCAAGTAGAGTCTGAGAACGATATAAAATTAACTACCTCCTTAGGATTGATTCAGAATCGTATTATGGCGATTGCTTCTGTTCATAAGATTATTTATGGTTCCCCTAATTTGTTATACGTTGATTTGAATCGTATTTTTGATTCTATTTTAGGTAATTTAAAAAATACTTATATAAACAATGAAAACAAATTTGAACTAAATGATTCCATTGAAAAAGGATTGGAAATGGATTTAGATAGGGCCATTCCTATGGGATTAATTTTAAATGAGTTGGTATCTAATTCCTTTCGACATGCATTTATGAGTCGTAATTCTGGAAAGATCGAAGTACATCTCGGAAAAGTGGAAGACCAATTTTTACTGATTGTAAAAGATGATGGTCCCGGAATCGATAATTCAGTGTTAGATGGAAGAGGGATGGGTTTGACCTTAGTAAAAAATCTGGTAAAACAATTGCGAGGAACCATCGTATTTGAAAAACGAAGTGGCGCCATCATTGAGATAAGATTTCCAATTGTAAATCAAAACCCAATTCATATATAGTTTTGATTGTTGGAATTACGGAACGTTGACTTTTCCCGTGATATAATTATCCCCAAACCCATTGGGACCATCTTTTACAAGATAAGATGAAAGAACAATACAAGAATGTGCATAGGTCGTGACATCGAAAGTTCTGTTTTCGGTTTGATATTCTCCTGCACCTATGGGAGAGAAATGTTCAATCCATGCTAGATTGGCAGGTCCAGTACCGCCACTAGGTGTGGTGCTGTTGGCATCTAAAGATAGGTAATCTTCTACTTCAGATTCAAGATTTGTTTTCGCAATATAACTCATTTGGTTACCAACCAAATCGACAACCAAACAATGTGTACTACAGTTTCCGATTGTAGCAGGTGCGTTGACACTACCAGCACATGGGGAAGGTGGTGGCGCTGGAGGAGTTGTATCGATACTACGGTTTCCTTTTGCATCAGCTGTGGCACCAACAACAATAATCTTGTATGATGCGTTTAGTTCTGGGGTAAGAAATAAAAAATTTCCTAAGGAAGTATCGTAATAGGTGGCTTTGATATAATTGATTACGTTATAATTATCAGCGGCGAGCGCGATGATACTGGGTCTACCTATGTATGCATCTAGTTTCGTAAATGGGCTTAAGTCAGCTCCCGCTTGGAACTTAACTCGAATGACTTGGTACTCAGTTCCGCCAATAACCGAACGTTTTGTTTCATAAGTAATCGTTGGTAAGGTGATAGAATTCGGAGGAATTGTTGGAGGATTTGGGGGGGTGGTTGTCACTTCTAAGTAAGAAACAATCTTTCCTTCCTTTTTATAGGTTAAGATGACTTTGAATCTTCTTGTGTAGTCCGAATAAGAAAAAGGAATCGAATTTGTTTGGTATAGATCTTCTTTTTGATTAAAATGTCCTGTAACTTGTTTGGTTTGAGTATTAAAAGAAATTTCATTAGGGTTCCCTAAAAATGCCTCTACAGTCTCGGACTCTCCTTTGGATTCTTTTAATTTGTATTCAATGAGAATATCTTGGAATTGGATGTTTCCATCTTTTCGATAAAAAGTTTTTGATTCTGCGGATTGAAATTTTTCTTCTAACGAAGTGGCGGCAGACTGTCCATTGAAACCTAATAGTGCGATAGCTGAGAGATCTGCTCCAGTTGAACTTTGGTTACAAGAAAATAGGAAAGAAGCGGAAAAAATGATTATGATAAAAGAAAGAACTCTCATTTATTTTTATAACAATCGTTAAAGAGTTTAAAGTCAATTTTTTGTTAAAATTTACCATAATTCTGAGAGAAAGTTGGTATAGTCATACATTATAATATATGAAAATTAGAGTTGTCATGGATTCCTCGATTCCCTTGTATTATTTCGCAAGATACACTACAAAAATGCTTTTCATTGGTGAGGGAATTTCCTAAACTGAGTTAGAGGTAGAGCAATTCATCCAATTGTCTGATACAGTGGGTTGCAGATTCCCTAAACGGAAACTTTCCTTCTGGATCAATGTAGACAGTTTCGACACCAGCAGCAAAACCAGCCTCAAGATCATAAACATAATCACCGATCATCACTGTCTCATCTGCCTTTGCATTCCAAAGTTCCATCAAACGTAAAATACCTTCCGGACTTGGTTTTGGTAAGGCACGTTCGCGACAAAAAATATAATCTTTATGAAAATAATCTAAAAGACCAGTTGCTTTCAATGTTTCGACTGAGTTATGAAAATTATTTCTTGTGAGTATACCTAAATGATTCGAACTTACATTGATTTTTTGAAGCAGTGTAAAACATCCAGGTGATGGGTTTGCCATTTTTGCAATTTCTAATTCGATAGTATCCAACTGTTTTCGTTTTTCCAAAGATTCCTCTGGAGGCAATCGAGAAAGAGAAGTAAGAATATCGGTATCTTGAGGAAGGCCTAACTGTCGTTTGATATCCGAAAAATCATGAATTGCAATTGTCAAAGTGCCATCCATATCGAAGATCCAATTTGTTTTTCGCTGATGGAAGTCCAATTTTATAAATCCTTTTTAGAGTTTATGTTCCTGAAGTTATGTTCTTCATTTGAAGGTAAATTTAGAATGATTGGCTCAGGTTTCATATTTCTGATTCGTTTTTGTAAAGAGAATTCAGGGTTTTTATCCTGAAAAATTGTTTTGGTCCATACAGATAAAAGTGCAGAGGAATAAATTCCACATAAAGGTTCTAAACCAGAGTTTGATTTGTAAAAAATTCCCTGTATTGGTGTGGTTTGAGTGCGATAAACATCTAACAATCTTTTGATGGTTCGTAATTTGATGAAAGGGATATCAATCGGTAAAAAATAAATAAAACGATTGGATAAATTGTTTTCTTTTAAATAAAGATAGGAGGAAAGGATCCCTTTTAAGGGACCTTCGATTGGAAGGTCTTTGTCTAGGATAAAAGATGTTTTCGGGATGTGATTTGCATATAGATCAGTTTGTTCTTCACGAAGGGAAATAAAGATAGACTTACTAAAAACATTGAGTTTTTTAAATGATCTACTTAAGAAATTGGAGTTTTGGTGAATCGGTATCATACCTTTGTCTTCTCCCATTCTTACACTTTTTCCTCCAGCTAACAAAACAAAAGTGGTATTAGTGTTCGTGTGATTCATCCACGCAGCCTTTGGACCATTCAGAACTTCCATTGATATAAAACTCTTTTTTCCAAATTGGGACTTCGTGTTTTACTCGGTCAATGATGTATCGATTTGCCTTGTATGCTTCGTCTCTATGGATGGAACCTGTGCTGACTATGACTGCCACTTCACCTAAATTTAATTTTCCTAACCGATGGATACACTCTGCATATTGTAATTCCCATTTTTGGAACGCATCTGCAATGATGTTTGCGATCATTTGGTTTGCCATTTCTGAATAGGCTTCATACTCTAAATGTGTTACTTGTTTTCCATCATTGATGTCTCGCACAATTCCTGCAAATAAAACATATCCTCCCATACTCGGTAAAGCAGGGAACTCAGTTGGTAGTGATAGTTTTTCTTCTGTGATATGTTTAAATGTCATTTTGTATTCACCTAACCTCCACTTGATGGAGGAAGAATCGCTACAATGGATCCTTCGGTTATGGTATCTGAATCTTTGACAATGATTTGGTTGATTGAAATTCTGCTGACTTTGATTAAGTTACCTGCATCTGGATTTATGTTTTGAAGATAGTTTTTTAAATCAAAAACTGTGTGTATTCCATCGAGGATCAGCTCTTGTTTTGGTGGAAAAAAATCTTTTAGTGCCGCAAATGATAAAAGTTGTATTTTCATTTATCCTCCAATAAATTTCATAGACAGTTCGGAACCAGTAAACTGTGTTTTTTTTGTATTCATTGCTTTTTCTAGTATAACAGGCACTTCCGATGATTCCGAAGGTAAATCAAAAGAAGTTTGATCGCTCAAACATCCGTAGATTCTTCCAAGGGAATCCATTCGCAAACGATTACATCCTTCACAAAATGGTTCAGTATGATTGGCTATGATTCCAAAAACAAAACCTTCGTCTGTGATATGATAGGTGGCTGTAGAATCGATAGGTGTATGATATGGTTTGAAATTGTATTTTTTTTGGATCGTGTTTCGAATTTCTTCTGCAGAATAAAAACAATCCGCATGTTCCTCTTCTAAAGGTCCCATCTTCATAAATTCTAAATAACGAATGGGGATTTTATTTTCGCCAGCCCAACTTAATAAATCCAAAATTTCTCCATCGTTGTAACCTTTTAAGACAGTGCAGTTGACTTTTACTTCCAATCCTGTTTGTTCTGCTTCCAAAATTCGTTTGAAAAGAAGGTCAACGGGAAGTTTCCGATCACTAAGTTTCTCAAAGCCTGATTGTGAAAAACTATCCAGTGAAAAATTCATTCGAGTGAGACCTGCTAGTCTCATTTTTTCGATCAGGCCATCTTCAAAAAAACCATTGGATGTAATGGCAATTTCTTTGATCTGCATTTTACCCAGAGTTTTTATTAATTGGATTAAGTCTTTGTGAAGGGTTGGTTCTCCTCCCGTTAGGTGAACTTCTTTTATTTCGATATGTTCTTTTAGGATTTCTATTTTTGATTCTAAAAGTTCCGGTGTTAGGTAATGAATCTTTGGGTATAAGATGTTTGGGTTGGGTTTGTTTTTTGGCGCACAATAAACGCAGGCAAAACTACAATGAGATAAAATACTCACTCGAAGAACTTCAAATTTTCTGGTATCTTCTTTCACCTTAAGGTCGAGTTTTATCTAGTTTTCTCCAGTGGAAACAAAAATAGGGGAATGAATTTAGTTATTAAACTATTTTACCTGTATTTTAATTTCTCCTTGCTTGCCTTCAATCGTAAATTCTCCTCTTATTTATGGGTTCCCTCGAGGATCAATTCTTTCAGCGCCAAATTCAAGTTCCAGAAATTGGTTTTGTTGGTCAAAAAAAATGGAAGGATGCATCTGTACTCGTCATTGGCCTTGGGGGGCTTGGTTGTCCTGCCGCATTGCACCTTGGTCTTGCCGGAATTGGTCGTATAGGTTTAGTTGATTTCGATGTAGTAGAAGTATCTAACCTTCATCGCCAAACATTGTTTACAATTCAAGACATAGGAAAACCCAAAACGGAAGTAGTAGCAAGAAATTTGTTGGAACATTGTCCTTGGCTCCAAGTGGAATGTTTTTCAGAACTCATTTCTGAATCTACAAAGCCTGAGTTATTTGATTCTTGGGATATTGTCTTGGATTGTACGGATACAATCAATTCTAAGTATGCGATTAACGATCTTTGTATTAAAAAATCAGTTCCATTTGTGACGGCTTCAGTGTTTCGCACAAGTGCCCAATTTGCAATTTTTTCAGGAGAAGGAAAACCGTGTTATCGTTGTTTGTTTCCTAATTTAAAGGAAGGAGATACTTTAAGTTGTAACATTGGTGGTGTACTCGGTGTGCAAACAGCATTGGCGGGAACCTACCAAACTTCCTTGGCTTTACAATACCTTCTAGACCCTGAAAATACGGATGTATCTTCCGTTTATTTTATGGAATGGAATCCTCCCATTCTTTTCCAATCAAAGATCGAACCTAGTGTTGAATGTCCCTCTTGCGGATCAGGGAAAAAAGAAATCCATTTTGAATCGAATCGAACAGAGATTGACATTGAAGATTTTTTATCTTATCAAAAAAGAGGAAATGTCTTTCTTGTTGATGTAAGAGAAAAAGAGGAAGCGGAATCTCATCCAATCGCAGGTAGTTTTCTTTTACCACTTTCAGAATTGGAAAATGGGCTAACACAAGAGTTAGAAAAAGATATAACTCTTGTTTGTATTTGCGAAACAGGAATCCGTTCAAAGAAAGCTCTAGCTTATTTTCCAAACAATTTGGAAAAATACTCTCTGAAGGGAGGGAGGAGAGCTTACATCCAATTCTTAAAAACAAATCCTTGATTAAGCGGTTTGTTTTTTAATCGAAACTTTGATCCCGCTAAATGCCGCATTACCAGAAAACTCATCAATGGTTTGGTCATCAGTTAAATCATTTATACTCAC comes from Leptospira mtsangambouensis and encodes:
- a CDS encoding sensor histidine kinase, translating into MGFIAILNLLSLLVYVIAIVMIIKSLIRKPSYRGEGAFILILAIIPCYVSISNVFEHGFSIDYFDDYEGFFKDLYAMFFLIYLYVHSVKKEQAQRIEHERQIKSDFKLKTKLLTEIHHRVNNNLQIISGLLAMQVESENDIKLTTSLGLIQNRIMAIASVHKIIYGSPNLLYVDLNRIFDSILGNLKNTYINNENKFELNDSIEKGLEMDLDRAIPMGLILNELVSNSFRHAFMSRNSGKIEVHLGKVEDQFLLIVKDDGPGIDNSVLDGRGMGLTLVKNLVKQLRGTIVFEKRSGAIIEIRFPIVNQNPIHI
- a CDS encoding HAD family hydrolase, with translation MDGTLTIAIHDFSDIKRQLGLPQDTDILTSLSRLPPEESLEKRKQLDTIELEIAKMANPSPGCFTLLQKINVSSNHLGILTRNNFHNSVETLKATGLLDYFHKDYIFCRERALPKPSPEGILRLMELWNAKADETVMIGDYVYDLEAGFAAGVETVYIDPEGKFPFRESATHCIRQLDELLYL
- a CDS encoding molybdenum cofactor guanylyltransferase; translated protein: MEVLNGPKAAWMNHTNTNTTFVLLAGGKSVRMGEDKGMIPIHQNSNFLSRSFKKLNVFSKSIFISLREEQTDLYANHIPKTSFILDKDLPIEGPLKGILSSYLYLKENNLSNRFIYFLPIDIPFIKLRTIKRLLDVYRTQTTPIQGIFYKSNSGLEPLCGIYSSALLSVWTKTIFQDKNPEFSLQKRIRNMKPEPIILNLPSNEEHNFRNINSKKDL
- a CDS encoding molybdenum cofactor biosynthesis protein MoaE, with protein sequence MTFKHITEEKLSLPTEFPALPSMGGYVLFAGIVRDINDGKQVTHLEYEAYSEMANQMIANIIADAFQKWELQYAECIHRLGKLNLGEVAVIVSTGSIHRDEAYKANRYIIDRVKHEVPIWKKEFYINGSSEWSKGCVDESHEH
- a CDS encoding MoaD/ThiS family protein, with amino-acid sequence MKIQLLSFAALKDFFPPKQELILDGIHTVFDLKNYLQNINPDAGNLIKVSRISINQIIVKDSDTITEGSIVAILPPSSGG
- a CDS encoding radical SAM protein; the protein is MKEDTRKFEVLRVSILSHCSFACVYCAPKNKPNPNILYPKIHYLTPELLESKIEILKEHIEIKEVHLTGGEPTLHKDLIQLIKTLGKMQIKEIAITSNGFFEDGLIEKMRLAGLTRMNFSLDSFSQSGFEKLSDRKLPVDLLFKRILEAEQTGLEVKVNCTVLKGYNDGEILDLLSWAGENKIPIRYLEFMKMGPLEEEHADCFYSAEEIRNTIQKKYNFKPYHTPIDSTATYHITDEGFVFGIIANHTEPFCEGCNRLRMDSLGRIYGCLSDQTSFDLPSESSEVPVILEKAMNTKKTQFTGSELSMKFIGG
- a CDS encoding HesA/MoeB/ThiF family protein, which produces MGSLEDQFFQRQIQVPEIGFVGQKKWKDASVLVIGLGGLGCPAALHLGLAGIGRIGLVDFDVVEVSNLHRQTLFTIQDIGKPKTEVVARNLLEHCPWLQVECFSELISESTKPELFDSWDIVLDCTDTINSKYAINDLCIKKSVPFVTASVFRTSAQFAIFSGEGKPCYRCLFPNLKEGDTLSCNIGGVLGVQTALAGTYQTSLALQYLLDPENTDVSSVYFMEWNPPILFQSKIEPSVECPSCGSGKKEIHFESNRTEIDIEDFLSYQKRGNVFLVDVREKEEAESHPIAGSFLLPLSELENGLTQELEKDITLVCICETGIRSKKALAYFPNNLEKYSLKGGRRAYIQFLKTNP